The Armatimonadota bacterium genome contains the following window.
ACACCAAGATCAGCAAGGTGCGACAGTAGTCCGGAAGATTCGGTGGGGCCCCCAGATGAGGGGGCCCCCCACCGGGAGCGCCCCATGAACCTGACCACCTACATCGCCCGCAGGCTGGCGCTGATGGTGCTGGTCGTCTTCGGGGTGCTGGTCATCACCTTTATTGTCTCCCACGTCATCCCGGCCGACCCGGTTCTGGCCATTCTGGGGGGGAACGCCCCGGCGGAGAAGGTGGATGCGCTGCGCCGGGAACTGGGTCTGGACAAGCCGCTGCACCAGCAGTTCGTGGCCTACATCTGGGGCGCGGTGCGCGGTGACCTGGGACGCTCCCTGCGCACCGGCAGGCCGGTCTGGCAGGACATCCAACAATACTTTCCGGCCACCGTGGAGCTTACCTTCAGCGCCATCTTTCTGGCCATCATACTGGGGATTCCTCTGGGGGTTGTCTCGGCGATCCGGCGCAATCAGGTGCAGGACCACACCACCCGGGTCTTCTCCATCGTCGGGGTGTCCATGCCGGTCTTCTGGACCGGGCTTGTCCTCCTGCTCCTCTTCTACTACCGCCTGGGGTGGCTTCCCGGACCTGGGCGGCTGGACCTGGCCGTCCTCCCCCCGCCCAACCGCACGCGGCTGCTCATCGTGGACAGCCTCCTGGCCGGCGACTGGGTGGCCCTGCGCAATGCCGTGGCCCACCTGATCATGCCCGCCTTCGTCCTGGGGTATGTGGCCACGGCGACCATTGCCCGCGTCACCCGCTCCAGCATGCTGGACATCCTCCATCAGGACTACATCCGTACCGCACGGTCCAAAGGCCTGGTGGAACGGGTGGTCATCCTGCGGCACGCACTGCGCAATGCCCTCATCCCCACCGTCACCGTCATCGGCCTGGTCTTCGGCGGACTGCTGGAAGGTTCGGTCCTCACCGAGACGGTCTTTGCCTGGCCGGGACTGGGGC
Protein-coding sequences here:
- a CDS encoding ABC transporter permease — encoded protein: MNLTTYIARRLALMVLVVFGVLVITFIVSHVIPADPVLAILGGNAPAEKVDALRRELGLDKPLHQQFVAYIWGAVRGDLGRSLRTGRPVWQDIQQYFPATVELTFSAIFLAIILGIPLGVVSAIRRNQVQDHTTRVFSIVGVSMPVFWTGLVLLLLFYYRLGWLPGPGRLDLAVLPPPNRTRLLIVDSLLAGDWVALRNAVAHLIMPAFVLGYVATATIARVTRSSMLDILHQDYIRTARSKGLVERVVILRHALRNALIPTVTVIGLVFGGLLEGSVLTETVFAWPGLGRYITTGYISLDYPAVMGGTLYIAVVFSLVNLIVDLTYAFLDPRIRL